From one Candidatus Brocadiaceae bacterium genomic stretch:
- a CDS encoding formylglycine-generating enzyme family protein, with protein MAELQAKTGPGGPETTPPAMAASDVPAGWTAEARRVTAATPDGETVVDVVYYRNSIGMELAAVPAGAFAMGSPRGEPARDGSERPQHEVRITRPFLIGAFEVTQEQYEAVMGGNPSQFPGARRPVDSVSWHDAVEFCRRLSEAEDCTYRLPTEAEWEYACRAGSTESYSFGADPQRLDTAGWYSRNSGGRSQDVGGRLPNAWGLYDMHGNVWEWCLDWYDSGAYRSVVSAEDPTGPARGAYRVVRGGSWFDYPVPLRSAARGRDRASNRVADHGFRVVCELMP; from the coding sequence ATGGCAGAGCTACAGGCGAAGACGGGACCGGGTGGACCGGAGACGACGCCGCCGGCCATGGCGGCGTCGGACGTGCCGGCGGGATGGACTGCGGAGGCGCGCCGCGTCACGGCGGCGACTCCGGACGGGGAGACGGTGGTGGACGTCGTCTACTACCGCAACTCCATCGGGATGGAGCTTGCCGCTGTGCCTGCCGGCGCCTTCGCGATGGGCAGCCCGCGCGGCGAGCCGGCCCGGGACGGCAGCGAGCGGCCTCAGCATGAGGTGAGGATCACGCGCCCGTTCCTCATCGGCGCCTTCGAGGTGACGCAGGAGCAGTATGAGGCGGTGATGGGCGGGAACCCGTCGCAGTTCCCGGGCGCTCGCCGTCCCGTGGACAGCGTGTCGTGGCATGACGCCGTGGAGTTCTGCCGGCGGCTCTCGGAGGCGGAGGACTGCACGTACCGCCTGCCCACTGAAGCCGAATGGGAATACGCCTGCCGTGCGGGTTCGACCGAGTCGTACAGCTTCGGGGCCGACCCGCAGCGGCTGGACACTGCAGGCTGGTACTCGCGCAACTCCGGCGGGCGATCTCAGGACGTCGGCGGCCGGTTGCCCAACGCCTGGGGGCTGTACGACATGCACGGGAATGTCTGGGAGTGGTGTCTGGACTGGTATGACTCGGGGGCCTATCGATCCGTGGTCTCCGCCGAGGATCCGACGGGGCCTGCCCGGGGAGCCTACCGCGTCGTGCGCGGTGGCTCCTGGTTCGACTACCCTGTGCCGCTTCGGTCCGCCGCGCGCGGGCGCGATCGTGCGTCCAACCGGGTGGCCGACCACGGCTTCCGCGTCGTCTGCGAACTCATGCCGTAA
- a CDS encoding GNAT family N-acetyltransferase, with product MVYTEHKDAGGFLAVAHEALEEQESANGLMLGVCKRLAEAPDAHDTPPYLATVEAAGRLCVAAVMTPPYNVQVFQPDGADAGGLGPVADALQRGGWSVPGVIGTTNTAEAFAALWAGRTGAALRTTMRQGIYELRQVRPPPCPPGRFERATEEHSSLVREWASRFHEDCFHNDECGRSLRIAEAKLQSGDVFLWVDGGEARAMAARTRPTANGQAISFVYTPPQHRRKGYASAVVARLSQLILDSGKQFCTLYTDLDNPTSNSIYRRIGYRRVAESIEIGFT from the coding sequence ATGGTCTACACCGAACACAAGGATGCAGGCGGCTTCCTGGCCGTCGCGCATGAGGCGCTGGAGGAGCAGGAGAGCGCCAACGGGCTGATGCTCGGCGTCTGCAAACGGCTGGCGGAGGCGCCCGACGCGCACGACACTCCCCCCTACCTCGCGACGGTCGAGGCGGCCGGCCGGCTCTGCGTCGCCGCCGTCATGACGCCGCCGTACAATGTGCAGGTGTTCCAGCCTGACGGCGCCGATGCGGGCGGCCTCGGGCCGGTTGCCGACGCACTGCAGCGCGGCGGGTGGTCCGTGCCGGGCGTGATCGGCACGACGAACACGGCGGAGGCGTTCGCCGCCCTCTGGGCGGGGCGGACCGGCGCCGCGCTCCGCACCACGATGCGCCAGGGCATCTACGAACTGCGGCAGGTGAGGCCCCCGCCCTGTCCGCCCGGGCGCTTCGAGCGGGCCACGGAAGAGCACTCCTCACTCGTGCGGGAATGGGCGAGCCGCTTCCATGAGGACTGCTTCCACAACGACGAGTGCGGTCGATCGCTCCGGATTGCCGAGGCGAAGCTGCAAAGTGGGGACGTCTTCCTGTGGGTCGATGGCGGCGAGGCACGGGCGATGGCCGCACGAACGCGCCCCACGGCCAACGGCCAGGCCATCAGCTTCGTCTACACCCCGCCACAGCACCGGCGGAAGGGCTACGCGAGCGCCGTCGTCGCCCGCCTGTCGCAGCTCATCCTGGACAGCGGGAAGCAGTTCTGCACGCTCTACACGGACCTCGACAACCCCACGTCGAACAGCATCTACCGCAGGATCGGCTACCGCCGGGTGGCCGAGTCGATCGAGATCGGCTTCACATAG